A genome region from Portunus trituberculatus isolate SZX2019 chromosome 18, ASM1759143v1, whole genome shotgun sequence includes the following:
- the LOC123505727 gene encoding mucin-2-like, producing MISGSVVTLAAVLAWTSLHASVDMRPRGWTREWRKGGLVVARPFQPLTSEPVRHAPRQRGAGVEPAGGRPDPGCASHRAARGCLQATRATLQQQHLLFTARCLVWWVLLAVLQRLLWPRLRQPRVPRPAALRCLSDQGQATPRPSPPPLPSSIALPLTPITASAPSPAVFKCSAETFMPHVAAALPQTGVAGRAPNTPPPPSHLPPVTAASPRRCLPTGHLTDSPPPPFTSHLPRHSDSSPSLPPHRICPILPVTSPTSISASGVSSQTPPSKLSCHTPPYSDLPHLSPTLPQTSPPSCRTTLCPNHQPWPPTPAPRTFSPRFQRPQQTIVPPAITTTTPVPLTNTGPHIKTNPLTNHVHNIPTVPHTTHGPHQQDTRGHNYRGAPHSANPPRHSGHWHSNAPDRNNTQGGRTHRSPGTHRVIPRRPAQHTETGTSQPEERTPSPPRE from the exons ATGATTTCCGGCAGCGTCGTAACACTGGCGGCAGTACTGGCGTGGACTAGCCTCCACGCGAGTGTGGATATGCGCCCTCGGGGCTGGACtcgagaatggaggaaagggggcCTTGTGGTGGCTCGGCCCTTCCAGCCCCTCACGTCAGAACCTGTACGGCATGCCCCGCGCCAAAGAGGGGCTGGGGTCGAGCCTGCCGGTGGTAGGCCCGATCCTGGCTGCGCGTCGCACCGCGCAGCACGTGGCTGCCTCCAGGCCACGAGGGCCAccctgcagcagcagcacctgCTGTTCACCGCCCGATGTCTGGTGTGGTGGGTCCTGCTGGCCGTGCTGCAGCGCCTCCTGTGGCCAAGGCTGAGGCAGCCACGCGTGCCACGCCCTGCTGCCCTGAGGTGCCTGAGCGACCAGGGACAG GCCACACCAAggccctcccctccaccactgCCCTCCAGCATCGCCTTGCCCCTGACCCCAATCACCGCCAGTGCTCCAAGTCCCGCCGTCTTCAAGTGTTCTGCCGAGACTTTCATGCCACATGTTGCCGCAGCTCTCCCGCAGACTGGTGTGGCCGGCCGTGCCCCCAACACTCCCCCCCCTCCCAGCCACCTTCCCCCTGTCACGGCGGCTTCTCCCCGCCGCTGCCTCCCCACCGGACATCTCACAgattccccccctccccccttcaccAGCCATCTTCCCCGTCACAGCGACTCCTCCCCATCGCTGCCTCCCCACCGGATATGTCCCATCCTCCCCGTCACTTCACCAACATCCATCTCGGCCTCAGGAGTCTCCTCCCAGACTCCTCCATCAAAATTATCCTGTCACACTCCCCCATACTCAGACCTTCCCCACCTGAGTCCCACACTTCCCCAGACTTCTCCTCCCTCATGCCGCACCACACTTTGTCCCAACCATCAGCCGTGGCCACCAACACCGGCCCCCAGGACCTTCAGTCCTCGGTTTCAGCGTCCCCAACAAACCATCGTCCCccccgccatcaccactacaaccccCGTCCCCCTTACCAACACTGGTCCTCACATCAAAACCAACCCCCTTACCAATCACGTCCACAATATCCCCACCGTCCCCCACACCACCCACGGCCCCCACCAGCAGGACACACGCGGACACAACTACAGAGGCGCCCCTCACAGTGCCAACCCGCCTCGACACTCCGGCCACTGGCACAGCAACGCGCCGGACCGCAACAACACACAGGGCGGCCGGACACACAGGAGCCCTGGAACACACAGGGTCATCCCGCGCCGCCCCGcacaacacacagaaacaggGACGTCCCAGCCAGAGGAACGAACGCCCTCGCCCCCGCGTGAGTGA